One Dehalococcoidia bacterium genomic window, AGGGATAATAAAGGGAGGTGATTCATGAAAATTGCGGTTTCAGCGACAGGACCCGGCCTCGACGCCGAGGTTGACCCGAGATTCGGCCGTTGCCAGTACCTTATCGCTGCCGACACGGATACGATGGAGTTCGAGGCCACCGAGAATACCAATATCATGGCCGGTGGTGGCGCTGGGATCTCCACCGCCCAGACGGTAGCTAATATGGGCGTTCAGGTGGTGCTCACCGGTAATTGTGGCCCCAATGCCTATCAAACCCTCTCCGCAGCCGGGATCCAGGTGATAACCGGTGTTAGCGGTACTGTGAGACAGGCCATCGAGGGCTACAAAGAGGGAAGGTTTCAGGCGTTATCCGCGCCCAGTGTAGACGCGCATTTCGGAATGGGTGGCGGAATGGGCGGTAGCGGACGTGGCATGGGAATGGGAGGCGGTGGTGGACGTGGCATGGGAATGGGCATGGGTATGGCTCCAGCAGAGCCAATCCCCCAGCCGCAGAGCCCCGAGCAGGAGATGGAGATACTCAAGGGCCAGACCGAGATGCTGAACCAGCAGCTGGAAGCGATCCAGCAACGCATCGCGGAGCTGGATAAAAAGGGTAGCTAAGGAGGCAGATTGTGCCATTCTACGAATACCACTGTACCCAATGTGACGAGAGGTTTGAGGTTCGCCAGGCCATGGGCGAGGATGGCTCCAAGCTGAACTGTCCCAGGTGTAAGGCGGGAAATCCTCAAAGGCTCATCTCGACCTTTTCCAGTCCTGGTGCCAGTGGCTCGGCTGGTATGGGTGATAGCTGCAGCACGTTCAGCGGCAGCACCTGAGGGACAGGTAGATGACCTCGGAGAGAGTCAAAGAGCTGGAAGAGCAAATAGCAGACCTTAAGCATCGCTGGCCTCCCCACTCGGTTCCGCCACAGATGCTTGAGCGGCTCGATGAACTGGAGGAAGCCCTTAGGGAAGCCAAGAAGGCTGAGGGCCAAGGACAGTTGCGTTAATAGAAATACTGGAGGTGTTATTATGCCTGGGGGAGATGGAACAGGGCCGCCCGGTGGGGGTGGCCCGGGAACAGGAAGAGGCTTAGGTAGAGGCAGGGGTAGGATGGGGGGTGCACGAGCTGGCGCTGGCCCAGGAGGGAATTGTGTGTGCCCCAGTTGCGGTGCTACGACCCAACACCAAGTAGGGATACCCTGCTACAGCATAAGCTGCCCCAAGTGTGGCACCAATATGGTGAGGGGCTAGTTGATAATCTCCGTCGCCAGTGGTAAAGGGGGTACCGGCAAGACCCTAATCGCCACCAGCCTCGCACTGTCCCTGGAGAGTGACCTGCAGTTCCTCGACTGCGATGTTGAGGAGCCTAACGCCCATATATTCCTTAAGCCTGTTATAGATTGCCAGGAGTCAGTAAAAATCCCCGTACCTAATGTTGATGAGACCACATGCACATTCTGTGGCAAATGCGCTGAGGTTTGCGCCTTTAACGCTATCGCTGTTTTACCCAAGAAGGTGCTGGTGTTTCCAGAACTGTGCCATGGGTGTGGTGCCTGCTACTACCTGTGCCCAGAAGGTGCTATCAATGAGATAGGAAGGCCTGTTGGCATAGTGGAAACGGGTCATTCGGGACAGATTGAGTTCATCCACGGTAAGCTAAGCGTTGGCGAGGCGATGGCGCCGCCTATTATCAGGAAAGTAAAGGCTCATATCGACCGGCAGAAGACCGTGATCATAGATGTCCCTCCGGGAACTTCGTGTCCAGTGGTAGAGGCAGTACGTGGGAGCGATTTCTGCCTGCTGGTAACCGAGCCCACGCCCTTTGGCCTTAATGACTTGGCCTTAGCGGTTGAGGTCATGAGGAAGCTAAGTATACCCTGTGGAATAGTAATTAATCGCGAAGGGGTGGGAGACCGTAAGCTGGAGGATTACTGTAGCGAGGAGGGATTGCCCGTTCTGCTCCATATCCCGCTGGATATGGAGATCGCACGCCTTTATTCTCGAGGCGTTCCACTCGTAAAAGGTATGCCACAGTGGCAGCCGGCTTTCCAAGCTCTTTTCAAGAATATCTCTGAAATAGTATCGAAGCAATGTGCCAGGAGTAATGTCTGATGAATAGTATCAGTAGGGCAGGCCAAGAGTGGAGAGAAATTGGTATTAGTAGTGGGGATCATCTTAACAGAATGGTACAAATGTATGAAGAGCTAGGATTCGAAGTGAGCCTCGAGGAGGTTGAGAAGGTAGACCAGCAGTGTCTTGAATGCTATCAAAACAGAGGGGAAGTCGCTTATAGGCTTTATGTTAAATCAGAAGATAGGTTACACAGATGAAGGAACTTGTTGTATTGAGCGGTAAAGGGGGAACGGGGAAGACTACTATAGTTGCCTCCTTTGCCGCTTTAACAAAAGACAAGGTTCTAGTAGATTGCGATGTGGATGCTGCTGATCTTCATCTACTACTTCAGCCAGATGTTAAAAAAAGTGAGGAGTTTTGGAGTGGGAAGACTGCGGTCATTGATAAAAATTTCTGCACTGGCTGTGGCGTCTGTGAGCAGGTGTGCCGGTTTGATGCCATAGAGAATTTCAAGGTTGATCACATCCCTTGCGAGGGATGTGGCTTCTGTTTTCACGTCTGCCCCGAGAATACTATTAGGATGAAGGATAACCTCGCCGGACACTGGTTTATCTCCGAAACCAAATACGGCCCACTGGTCCATGCCAGGCTGGGGATCGCCCAGGATAATTCGGGAAAGCTGGTGGCGCTTGTCAGGCAGCAGGCCAAGGTCCTTGCACAGGAACAGGGCTTTAATTATATTCTCAGTGACGGACCGCCCGGCATCGGCTGTCCTGTCATCTCCTCGCTATCAGGAACCAACCTCGCGCTCCTCATAACTGAGCCCACTCTCTCGGGGATGCATGACCTTGAGCGGGTTCTCGGTGTATGCGGCCATTTTGGTGTTCCTGCCGTGGTTTGTATAAATAAATATGATATCAATGAGGAAAACGCAACCGGTATTGAGGAATTCTGCAGAGATATGGGTGTGGAGGTAATCTCGAAACTTCCGTTTGATAATGTCGTTACCGAGGCATTAGTTAAGGGATTACCAGTGGTGGAATACTCTACCAATGGGATTGCCCGAGAAGTAGAGTTGCTGTGGCAGAACATTTTTAGAGTGCTGGAAAATTAGATATAAATACCAAATATGAGTCTATAAAGATGCTTATAAGGAGGTTCGATTATGAGATATGCTCTACCCATGAGCAATGGCAAGGTATCCTCGCATTTTGGCCACTGTGAGCAATTCGCCTTGATCGATGTGGATGAAGCTGCTCGAAAGATCGTGAACAAAGAACTGGTTATTCCCCCAGAACACCAGCCAGGTGTGTTCCCTTCATGGCTGGCAGAAGAAGGAGTTAATATTGTCATAGCCGGTGGCATGGGCCCCAGGGCTCAGAACCTGTTCAGTGAGAACCGAATCGAGGTCGTTGTCGGGGCTGTGGGAGATGACCCGGAGGAGATTGTTCTAGCCCACCTTTACGGCACGTTGGCAACAGGCGATAACGTCTGCGATCATTAACATTGGTATTGGGCAACTAGGTATTAAGAAACTTTATTTGGACCACTCTAGAAATAAGGAGGACAATCATGCCGATTTATGACTATAGTTGTCGTGAATGTGGCAGGGTATCAGAGATGCTCGTGAGAACCTCTGAGGGTGAAGTAAGATGTCCCCATTGTGGCGGAGCCGATATGGAGCAGCTCGTTTCCGCCTCATACCGCATAAAAATGAATAAAGCGGAGCCGGGCACGACATGCTGCGGAAAAGAAGAGCGCTGTGAAACACCGCCGTGCTCCAGCGGTGAAGTTTGCAGGAGGAGGTGAAATGGACCCAATAGAAATTAAGCCATCATATTCCAGTATAGAAGTATCAGGAAAGTGCATTAAGTGCCTTACTGAGCAAAACCTTGGAAGTTGCCTCAAGGAACTTTTAAGGGGGGATATAGAGAACAAGGAAATCGGTGAGAAATATGAGGCTCTTGTAGCTTTCCTTAAATCACCCGTCTCAAGAAAGCTAAGCGATGTATGCGAAAGGTATCTTTCAGAGGGGAAGGAGGTAACGGCCAAAATATATTTCTGGAAGGGTAAACCAAAATACAAGATAACATTATCTTAGCCATATTTAAATGGAAAACGGTATGAAGATTGCCATTGCATCAGACGATGAAATGAACGTTAGCCAGCACTTTGGTCGGGCACCTTACTATGTAGTTTTCTCCGTCGATTCTGGAAAGATCACCGCTAAAGAGACCCGGTCTAAGGCTGGCCATCAGACCTTTGCTGCCCATGTGCCAGCGAAGCTAGCGGAGGGTGAGCGACATGGCTACGATGCCGGATCTCAATCCAGGCATGAGAGCATGGCGGAGGCAATCCGCGATTGCCAGGTATTGCTCGCCGGGGGCATGGGCTGGGGAGCTTATGAGGCTATACAGGGCTATAGCATTGAGACCATTGCCACTGATGTAGGAAATATCGACGAAGCGGTGGAGCTGTATGTTGCCGGCAAGCTCGACAACCTGATGGACCGTTTACACTAAAGTAATCTATGTAAAGGAGGATATGAATGCAGCAAGAGGAAGCAGTCAAAGAGGCCTTAAACCAGGTACTAATTCCCGGGATAGGACGAAGCTTAACCGGATTGAATATGATCCGGGCAATTAAGGTTAACAGTGATAGGCTGAAGGTAACCTTGGCGTCAACCGGCCTCAATACTAACACTCAGGAACACGTTCGAGATAAGGCAAGTAGTGCTCTCAAAGACTTACCTAAGATCAAGGGAATCGCTATAGAATTCGAAGAGGCAAAACCGCAGGACCTGAACCAAATAGATCACGTTATCGCAGTAATGAGTGGCAAGGGCGGCGTAGGCAAGTCGCTGGTTACCGGCCTTCTGGCTATTGGCCTGAACCGCCAGGGCTATGAGGTAGGGGTGTTGGATGCCGATATCACCGGCCCCAGCATCCCTAAGATGTTTGGCATCACCGCCCGTCCCGGTGGCAGCGATACAGGCATCCTGCCGGTGCTATCCAAGTCAGGTATTGAGATCATGTCCATTAACCTCCTCCTACCCCATGAGGACGATGCCGTTATCTGGCGGGGGCCCCTTATCGGCAAAGCGATCCAGCAGTTCTGGGAAGAGGTAGTGTGGGGGAAACTAGACTATCTTCTAGTCGATCTCCCTCCCGGCACCGCCGATGTCCCCCTCACGGTGATGCAGACATTACCCCTCTCTGGGGTAGTCATCGTCTTTACCCCGCAGGACCTAACGGCAATGGTGGTCAGAAAGGCGATGCATATGGCGCAGACGATGGATATACCCATTTTGGGGGTGGTAGAGAACATGAGCTATCTTGTTTCCCCAGACACCGGGAAAAGGATCGATATCTTTGGCAATACCAAGGGGGAGGAGATGGCACTGGCAGCAGGGGCACCACTTATAGAGCAACTGCCCCTGGACCCTGAGCTGGCCAGGCTTTGTGACGAGGGGAATATCGAGCATTACAACTCTAAAGGTGTAAATAACCTTGCCCAGGCTTTGCTTCAATCTACACCAATCAAGACAGTATGAAAGGGTCTCAAATCAGGGGCTATGGATGGATTCTGAATTCGAAGTGATGGAAGAGAACATCGCGGATAAGATGCGAAGCATTTACTCGGACACGGTCATCGATTATGCCATGAATCCGAGAAACGTGGGGAGTATACCCAATGCCGATGGTTTTGCCTGCGTAACCGGCCCCTGTGGAGATACTATGGAGATATGGCTCAGGGTTAAAGAGGACCGAATAAGGTATGCCACTTTCTGGACCGATGGCTGCGGGACCTCCATCGCCTGCGGCAGCATGACTACAGAACTGGTCAAAGGGAAGAGCATCGGCGAGGCTCTAGGGATTACCCAAAAGGACATCCTCAGTAGCCTGGGCGGGTTACCGGAGGAAAGCCAGCACTGCGCCCTGCTGGCATCAAACACCCTCAAGGCAGTTCTCAGGGACTATCTGGCTCTCAAGAATGAACCGTGGAAAAGGGCCTACCGCAACAATGTATGATCCGAGACAAAGCAGGATCGCATTAGAGTGGCTAACTTAAAGGAGATAGACAGAGCTCCGAGACTGCTGGGCCTGGGAAATGCAGCAACGCTTAAGGATATCAAGCGTGCCTATAGACTGAGGATTAGGCTTGATAAACTCCATTATCTACGGCCCCGTAGCCTCATGGCGACTGGGAAGGTCACTGGGTATCGACCTATTATCAACGGATGGCAAGACCTGCTCCTTCGATTGCATATATTGCCAACTGGGCAAGACCCTTTACCCCCTGGCGGAGCGAAGAGAGTTTGTGTCCCTCGATCGACTCGTTAACCAACTTGAGGCGCTTGGGGAAATAGAGGCTGACTTCGTCACATTCTCCGGAGTGGGAGAGCCCACCCTGGCCAGCAACCTCGCTCAAGCCATAGAGATAGCTAAATCCGTCCTACATCTGCCGGTGGCAGTGCTGACAAACTCCGCACTCATTCCCAAGTATGACGTGCGCCTTGACCTCACCGGGGCGGACGTGGTGGTAGCTAAAGTAGATGCCCCTGAAGAGGAGTTCTTCCGCAGGGTGAACAGACCTTACGGAGGCCATTCCATCGACGAGATAATTCAGGGCATCAAATTATTCAGGGAGAATTACCAAGGGAAGCTCGCTATCCAGATGATGTTCATCGAGGCAAATAGGCACTACGCGAGAGAAATGGCGGAAATCGCGATGGGCCTCTCACCCGATGAGGTTCAACTCAACACACCGCTGCGCCCCTGTGCGGTGAAACCACTGAGGCAGTATGCGATGGCTGCTGTTAAAGAAGAATTTGAGGGACTAAATGTGGTTCAGGTTTATGAGGCACCGTTACGCGAAGTGACACCCCTGAATTCTGCTGAGACAATTCGAAGAAGGCCTGAATCTTAATAAGGGTTGGCAGGGTTTACCCTCCACTGCCGGTTTTACGATAATTTTACCTGCAAATACGAGTTGTAAGTGGACTTAGCGGGGTGCCACGCCCAATAGTGTAGAGCCAAGCATATTGAAATGTTGACTTGCTTATAGCCTAGTGATAAAATACACAAAGAGGCAATTAAGTATCTATGGTTGTTGTTTCAAATCAAGCTGCCCTGACCCTATCTAAATATGGGGTTGGGGCTTTTTAAAGAAAGGAGGGGTCTATGGCAGTTGTGAAGCTCTTTAGAGATCCCCTCAGTGCAGCAAGGGCTACTGAGGAACTGAAATCACAGGGTTTTAAGGCGGAGGAGATCGGCATTCTGGTGAGCGATGTGGATAAGGCGAAAAAACTGGGCACCAAAGCCACCGATAAGATCGGGGCGGCGTTAACCAAGTTAGACCTGCCGGAGGATACCATCAGATACTATGAGTTTGGTGCCTCCATAGGCGGAGTCCTGATCAGCGTTCAAGCTGATGAGTCACGCCTTTCTCAGGCTCAAGAGATCCTGAGGAAAGCAGGTATTAAGGACGCCCCAAAAAAGGGAGAGATGTGGGCTTCAAGCCCGGCGTTCCCCGCAGCAGGAAGAATGACGGCGACCGACCCTATTGACGCCAAGATGACCGGCGATTTCCGAAAATACTAGATGCAGTTTTTAGGAGGGAAAAGTGTCTCGATTTATTGCAACTTCAGCTATCAG contains:
- a CDS encoding Mrp/NBP35 family ATP-binding protein, which encodes MQQEEAVKEALNQVLIPGIGRSLTGLNMIRAIKVNSDRLKVTLASTGLNTNTQEHVRDKASSALKDLPKIKGIAIEFEEAKPQDLNQIDHVIAVMSGKGGVGKSLVTGLLAIGLNRQGYEVGVLDADITGPSIPKMFGITARPGGSDTGILPVLSKSGIEIMSINLLLPHEDDAVIWRGPLIGKAIQQFWEEVVWGKLDYLLVDLPPGTADVPLTVMQTLPLSGVVIVFTPQDLTAMVVRKAMHMAQTMDIPILGVVENMSYLVSPDTGKRIDIFGNTKGEEMALAAGAPLIEQLPLDPELARLCDEGNIEHYNSKGVNNLAQALLQSTPIKTV
- a CDS encoding NifB/NifX family molybdenum-iron cluster-binding protein, which codes for MRYALPMSNGKVSSHFGHCEQFALIDVDEAARKIVNKELVIPPEHQPGVFPSWLAEEGVNIVIAGGMGPRAQNLFSENRIEVVVGAVGDDPEEIVLAHLYGTLATGDNVCDH
- a CDS encoding zinc ribbon domain-containing protein — protein: MPIYDYSCRECGRVSEMLVRTSEGEVRCPHCGGADMEQLVSASYRIKMNKAEPGTTCCGKEERCETPPCSSGEVCRRR
- a CDS encoding zinc ribbon domain-containing protein → MPFYEYHCTQCDERFEVRQAMGEDGSKLNCPRCKAGNPQRLISTFSSPGASGSAGMGDSCSTFSGST
- a CDS encoding ATP-binding protein; translated protein: MIISVASGKGGTGKTLIATSLALSLESDLQFLDCDVEEPNAHIFLKPVIDCQESVKIPVPNVDETTCTFCGKCAEVCAFNAIAVLPKKVLVFPELCHGCGACYYLCPEGAINEIGRPVGIVETGHSGQIEFIHGKLSVGEAMAPPIIRKVKAHIDRQKTVIIDVPPGTSCPVVEAVRGSDFCLLVTEPTPFGLNDLALAVEVMRKLSIPCGIVINREGVGDRKLEDYCSEEGLPVLLHIPLDMEIARLYSRGVPLVKGMPQWQPAFQALFKNISEIVSKQCARSNV
- a CDS encoding NifB/NifX family molybdenum-iron cluster-binding protein: MKIAVSATGPGLDAEVDPRFGRCQYLIAADTDTMEFEATENTNIMAGGGAGISTAQTVANMGVQVVLTGNCGPNAYQTLSAAGIQVITGVSGTVRQAIEGYKEGRFQALSAPSVDAHFGMGGGMGGSGRGMGMGGGGGRGMGMGMGMAPAEPIPQPQSPEQEMEILKGQTEMLNQQLEAIQQRIAELDKKGS
- a CDS encoding NifB/NifX family molybdenum-iron cluster-binding protein, encoding MKIAIASDDEMNVSQHFGRAPYYVVFSVDSGKITAKETRSKAGHQTFAAHVPAKLAEGERHGYDAGSQSRHESMAEAIRDCQVLLAGGMGWGAYEAIQGYSIETIATDVGNIDEAVELYVAGKLDNLMDRLH
- a CDS encoding histidine kinase, coding for MTSERVKELEEQIADLKHRWPPHSVPPQMLERLDELEEALREAKKAEGQGQLR
- a CDS encoding iron-sulfur cluster assembly scaffold protein, which codes for MDSEFEVMEENIADKMRSIYSDTVIDYAMNPRNVGSIPNADGFACVTGPCGDTMEIWLRVKEDRIRYATFWTDGCGTSIACGSMTTELVKGKSIGEALGITQKDILSSLGGLPEESQHCALLASNTLKAVLRDYLALKNEPWKRAYRNNV
- a CDS encoding 4Fe-4S binding protein — protein: MKELVVLSGKGGTGKTTIVASFAALTKDKVLVDCDVDAADLHLLLQPDVKKSEEFWSGKTAVIDKNFCTGCGVCEQVCRFDAIENFKVDHIPCEGCGFCFHVCPENTIRMKDNLAGHWFISETKYGPLVHARLGIAQDNSGKLVALVRQQAKVLAQEQGFNYILSDGPPGIGCPVISSLSGTNLALLITEPTLSGMHDLERVLGVCGHFGVPAVVCINKYDINEENATGIEEFCRDMGVEVISKLPFDNVVTEALVKGLPVVEYSTNGIAREVELLWQNIFRVLEN
- a CDS encoding radical SAM protein; the protein is MINSIIYGPVASWRLGRSLGIDLLSTDGKTCSFDCIYCQLGKTLYPLAERREFVSLDRLVNQLEALGEIEADFVTFSGVGEPTLASNLAQAIEIAKSVLHLPVAVLTNSALIPKYDVRLDLTGADVVVAKVDAPEEEFFRRVNRPYGGHSIDEIIQGIKLFRENYQGKLAIQMMFIEANRHYAREMAEIAMGLSPDEVQLNTPLRPCAVKPLRQYAMAAVKEEFEGLNVVQVYEAPLREVTPLNSAETIRRRPES